The following are encoded together in the Salvia hispanica cultivar TCC Black 2014 chromosome 6, UniMelb_Shisp_WGS_1.0, whole genome shotgun sequence genome:
- the LOC125192051 gene encoding protein BASIC PENTACYSTEINE2-like: MDGNGNMNLRSWAFLEPPASNWKNHLGLQLIPSITEKPLFGGGCGDGFREHQNLHPSPSPVMSSINGGPFHHHRVGGISESHIPVEYWMNQNKDYLNMYSGNHQSAYYQSSYGVSPETSSAQSVQMPQQLNLQKTENVMSKMEEVCEEKDDGGGSSGSAMVVKKRGGSKVTGSTPKEKKPRTRTPRAPRDEHEPTPSSNRARTPKKRAEIVINGINMDVSEIPIPVCSCTGAPQQCYRWGSGGWQSACCTTHMSEYPLPPSEKRRGARIAGRKMSIGAFKKVLEKLASEGYNFSNPIDLRSHWAKHGTNKFVTIR; this comes from the coding sequence ATGGATGGAAATGGTAATATGAATTTAAGGAGTTGGGCGTTTCTTGAACCCCCAGCAAGTAATTGGAAGAACCATCTTGGCCTTCAGTTAATACCTTCCATAACTGAGAAGCCCCTTTTCGGTGGGGGTTGTGGCGATGGATTTCGTGAGCACCAAAACTTGCACCCTTCCCCATCCCCTGTCATGTCATCTATCAATGGTGGGCCCTTTCATCACCATCGTGTTGGTGGTATTTCAGAATCCCACATCCCCGTAGAATATTGGATGAATCAGAACAAGGATTATCTGAATATGTATTCTGGAAACCACCAATCTGCTTATTATCAATCGAGTTATGGGGTATCACCTGAGACATCATCTGCTCAATCTGTCCAAATGCCTCAGCAGCTCAATTTACAGAAGACTGAAAATGTGATGTCCAAGATGGAAGAGGTGTGCGAGGAAAAAGATGATGGTGGTGGTAGTAGCGGCAGTGCAATGGTAGTAAAGAAGAGAGGTGGTAGTAAGGTCACAGGTTCTACACCGAAAGAAAAGAAACCAAGGACCAGAACTCCTCGAGCACCAAGGGATGAGCATGAGCCTACTCCTTCATCCAACCGTGCTAGGACACCAAAGAAGCGGGCCGAAATTGTTATCAATGGAATTAATATGGATGTATCAGAAATCCCTATTCCAGTCTGCTCCTGCACTGGAGCGCCTCAGCAGTGTTATAGATGGGGATCTGGTGGTTGGCAATCTGCTTGCTGTACAACTCACATGTCTGAGTATCCATTGCCTCCGAGTGAAAAGAGACGTGGTGCAAGGATAGCCGGGAGGAAGATGAGCATTGGAGCTTTCAAAAAGGTACTGGAGAAACTTGCATCAGAAGGATATAACTTCTCTAACCCAATTGATCTGAGGAGTCACTGGGCAAAACATGGTACGAATAAATTTGTGACAATCAGATGA
- the LOC125193379 gene encoding zinc finger protein SHOOT GRAVITROPISM 5-like, whose translation MLTDIDLSALPEPSFSYCDTTKRKRRPAGTPDPDAEVVSLSPKTLLESDRYVCEICNQGFQRDQNLQMHRRRHKVPWKLLKRETPVARKRVFVCPEPSCLHHNPCHALGDLVGIKKHFRRKHSNHKQWVCHKCSKGYAVQSDYKAHLKTCGTRGHSCDCGRVFSRVESFIEHQDACSMGRIHPPPPCLSRTASSPSPSSDTNLSARPPNLQLQLLTNKLDEDHSTQLQLSIGSSEITGDKSESPRGSSTAGDQLKEQLRIATAEKSYAEEARQMARRQMEAAEHEFANAKRIRQTAQAELQKAQALRDHATKKINASMLEITCHSCRSKFQQALFAESSSSRVGLDFISSALRDWEVKKANQ comes from the exons ATGCTCACCGACATTGACCTCTCCGCCCTGCCGGAGCCCTCCTTCTCCTACTGCGACACCACCAAGCGCAAGCGCCGCCCCGCCGGAACCCCAG ATCCGGATGCGGAGGTAGTGTCGCTGTCGCCGAAGACGCTGCTGGAGTCGGACCGGTACGTGTGCGAGATCTGCAACCAAGGGTTCCAGCGGGATCAGAACCTGCAGATGCACAGGAGGAGGCATAAGGTGCCGTGGAAGCTGCTGAAGAGGGAGACGCCGGTGGCGCGTAAGCGCGTGTTCGTGTGCCCGGAGCCGAGCTGCCTCCACCACAACCCCTGCCACGCCCTGGGCGACCTCGTCGGGATCAAGAAGCACTTCCGCCGCAAGCACAGCAACCACAAGCAGTGGGTTTGCCACAAGTGCTCCAAAGGCTACGCCGTCCAGTCCGACTACAAGGCACACCTCAAGACCTGCGGCACCCGCGGCCACTCCTGCGACTGCGGCCGTGTCTTCTCCag GGTGGAGAGTTTCATCGAGCATCAAGATGCTTGCAGCATGGGGCGCATTcacccgccgccgccgtgCTTATCGCGGACGGCGTCGAGCCCTAGCCCCTCCAGCGACACCAATCTCAGCGCCCGTCCCCCAAACCTCCAACTCCAGCTCCTCACCAACAAGCTCGACGAGGACCACTCGACTCAGCTGCAGCTCTCAATCGGCTCGTCCGAGATCACCGGCGACAAATCCGAGTCTCCGCGGGGGAGCAGCACGGCCGGCGATCAGTTGAAGGAGCAGCTGCGGATCGCGACGGCGGAGAAGAGCTACGCGGAGGAGGCGCGGCAGATGGCGAGGCGGCAGATGGAAGCGGCGGAGCATGAGTTCGCCAACGCAAAACGGATCCGGCAGACGGCTCAGGCGGAGCTCCAGAAGGCGCAGGCGCTCAGGGACCACGCCACCAAGAAAATCAACGCCTCCATGCTCGAGATCACGTGCCATTCCTGCAGATCGAAATTCCAGCAAGCGTTGTTTGCTGAGTCGTCGTCTTCGCGTGTTGGATTGGATTTCATCTCGTCTGCGCTCAGAGATTGGGAAGTGAAGAAAGCCAATCAATAA
- the LOC125194359 gene encoding probable serine/threonine protein kinase IREH1 isoform X2, with translation MVFKGRFFSSKKSDTSSPDGSSNSPRSFGSNSNSPIRSDKKKSKDSSPASSAASTPKSLLKKKDSPNSSKATSSPSQLRKSEEASLSVSPIVASSLGLNKIKTRSGPLPQESFFNFGSREKGVSLGASNLSRPLGIGGNDGARKKDKSFLENADNGSNSDTMSTESGASRDQSPHVLQVQERSRLQNAESSSGAAGQFGSSWDESGALRNSDACTPEMKTYDCDNPKESESPRFQAILRVTSVPRKRFPGDIKSFSHELNSKGVRPYPFWKPRRLNNLEEVLAMIRTKFDKAKEEVDADLHIFAADLVGILEKNAETHPDWQETIEDLLVLARTCAMSSSGEFWLQCEGIVQELDDRRQELPMGMLKQLHTRMLFILTRCTRLLQFHKESGLAEDEHVFPIRQSLQTADKLVPQGPEKEERRSIDLKVIKPTSTRKFYSQEQSEWKKDLAVPGNLQPLLVEATKNLDSAASRNRMASWKKFPSPSGKSPKQAASVKVESSDSIMQASKTLGSRGISDAELVTDKVPELPSSRDAHATSINPKHQQKPSWGYWGDQPSVSDESSIICRICEEEVPTLHVEDHSRICAIADRCDQKGLRVNERLTRIAETLDKLMESFSTKDMQHGAGSPDGAKVSNSSVTEESELLSPKYSDWSRRGSEDMLDCFAEPDNSTTDDMKTSMSCKTRFGPKSDQGMTTSSAGSMTPRSPLMTPRTSPIDFLLSGKGAFSEHGDLPQMNELADIAKCVANTPLDDDRSLQYLLSCLEDLKVVTERRKFDSLTVETFGARIEKLIREKYLQLCELVDDDKVDITSTVIDEDAPLEDDVLRSLRSSPVHSSKDRTSIDDFEIIKPISRGAFGRVFLAKKRTTGDLFAIKVLKKADMIRKNAVESILAERDILISVRNPFVVRFFYSFTCRDNLYLVMEYLNGGDLYSMLRNLGCLDEDVARIYIAEVVLALEYLHSLRVVHRDLKPDNLLIAHDGHIKLTDFGLSKVGLINSTATDDLSGPAVSGTSLMDEDEPPLSASEHQQERRKKRSAVGTPDYLAPEILLGTGHGFTADWWSVGVILFELIVGIPPFNAEHPQKIFDNILNRKIPWPEVPDEMSYEAFDLIDRLLTEDPNQRLGAVGASEVKEHPFFRDINWDTLARQKAAFVPASDGAMDTSYFTSRYSWNTTDEHVYAGSDFEDSSDNGSLSGSSSCLSNRHEEVGDECGGLAEFDSSNDINYSFSNFSFKNLSQLASINYDLLTKGWKDDPPTNSST, from the exons ATGGTGTTCAAGGGCAGATTTTTCTCTTCCAAAAAATCCGACACTTCAAGCCCAGATGGATCATCCAACAGCCCGCGATCTTTCGGCTCCAACTCCAATTCGCCGATCCGATCCGATAAGAAGAAGTCCAAAGACAGCTCTCCCGCGTCCTCCGCCGCCAGCACGCCGAAAAGCcttttgaagaagaaggacTCGCCCAATTCAAGCAAGGCCACATCGTCTCCCTCGCAGCTGAGGAAATCGGAGGAGGCCTCGTTGTCTGTGTCCCCGATTGTGGCGTCGTCGCTGGGGCTCAACAAGATAAAGACGCGATCAGGGCCGCTGCCGCAGGAGAGTTTCTTCAACTTCGGGAGTAGGGAGAAGGGCGTTTCTTTGGGTGCTAGTAACTTATCGCGGCCGTTGGGCATTGGTGGCAATGATGGCGCCAGGAAGAAGGACAAATCGTTTCTTGAGAATGCGGATAATGGGAGTAATTCGGACACCATGTCCACGGAGAGTGGGGCATCTAGAGATCAGAGCCCTCATGTGCTCCAGGTGCAGGAACGATCGCGCCTCCAAAATGCAGAATCGTCGTCTGGAGCTGCTG GCCAATTTGGCTCATCATGGGATGAATCTGGAGCTCTCAGGAATTCAGATGCATGTACTCCTGAGATGAAG ACATATGATTGTGATAATCCAAAAGAGTCCGAGTCACCACGTTTTCAAGCCATACTTCGTGTTACAAGTGTTCCTAGGAAGAGGTTTCCTGGTGATATCAAGAGTTTCTCTCATGAGTTGAATTCTAAAGGTGTACGTCCTTACCCATTTTGGAAGCCTCGAAGGTTAAATAACTTGGAG GAGGTTTTGGCTATGATAAGAACTAAATTTGACAAAGCAAAGGAAGAAGTGGATGCCGATCTGCATATTTTTGCAGCAGACTTGGTAGGAATTCTAGAAAAGAATGCCGAAACTCATCCGGATTGGCAGGAGACAATAGAGGACCTGCTGGTTCTGGCTCGGACTTGTGCTATGAGTTCTTCTGGTGAATTTTGGCTACAATGTGAAGGAATAGTGCAAGAATTGGATGACAGGCGTCAGGAACTTCCCATGGGCATGCTAAAGCAACTTCATACCCGAATGCTTTTTATTCTCACCAGATGCACTAGATTATTGCAATTTCACAAAGAAAGTGGGTTGGCGGAGGATGAGCATGTATTCCCTATTCGTCAATCGCTACAGACAGCAGATAAACTAGTTCCTCAAGGTccagagaaagaagaaaggcgttcaattgatttaaaagTTATCAAGCCTACATCTACAAGGAAGTTTTACAGTCAAGAACAATCAGAATGGAAGAAAGACCTTGCTGTACCAGGAAATTTACAACCTTTACTTGTTGAAGCCACAAAGAACCTAGATTCTGCTGCCAGTAGAAACAGGATGGCATCTTGGAAGAAATTTCCTTCTCCTTCAGGGAAAAGCCCAAAACAAGCTGCCTCTGTAAAGGTGGAGAGTAGTGACAGTATCATGCAAGCTTCAAAAACATTAGGTAGTAGAGGAATCAGTGATGCTGAGCTAGTTACTGACAAGGTGCCCGAGCTTCCCTCTTCTAGAGATGCACATGCCACATCCATAAATCCTAAGCACCAACAAAAACCTTCCTGGGGGTATTGGGGAGATCAGCCAAGTGTATCTGATGAAAGTTCAATAATATGTCGCATTTGTGAGGAGGAGGTTCCCACTTTGCATGTTGAAGACCACTCTAGAATATGTGCCATTGCCGATCGATGTGATCAAAAGGGTCTAAGAGTCAATGAGCGCCTCACTAGAATTGCCGAAACTCTTGATAAACTGATGGAATCTTTTTCAACAAAGGACATGCAACATGGTGCTGGAAGCCCCGATGGTGCTAAAGTATCCAACTCAAGTGTGACTGAAGAGTCCGAGCTTCTTTCTCCGAAATATAGTGACTGGTCCCGCAGGGGCTCTGAAGATATGCTAGACTGTTTTGCTGAACCCGATAATAGTACCACGGATGATATGAAAACTTCCATGTCATGTAAAACTCGATTTGGTCCAAAGTCTGATCAAGGAATGACAACATCATCTGCAGGCAGCATGACTCCTAGGTCACCATTAATGACACCACGTACGAGCCCAATAGACTTTCTATTGTCTGGAAAAGGTGCTTTCTCTGAACATGGTGATCTTCCTCAG ATGAATGAACTCGCTGATATCGCTAAATGTGTAGCAAACACCCCTCTGGATGATGATCGCTCTTTGCAGTACCTGCTTTCTTGTCTTGAAGACTTGAAAGTTGTCACGGAACGTAGGAAGTTCGACTCCCTAACGGTAGAGACCTTTGGAGCTCGTATTGAGAAATTGATCAG GGAGAAGTATCTACAACTATGTGAACTAGTCGATGATGACAAAGTTGATATAACAAGCACTGTGATTGATGAAGATGCTCCGTTGGAAGATGATGTTTTGCGAAGTCTACGAAGTAGCCCAGTTCATTCTTCCAAAGACCGTACCTCAATAGATGACTTTGAGATCATAAAACCAATCAGTCGTGGTGCATTTGGTCGGGTGTTCCTGGCAAAAAAGAGAACAACAGGGGATCTATTTGCAATAAAG GTTCTTAAGAAAGCAGATATGATTCGCAAGAATGCAGTGGAGAGTATTTTAGCAGAACGTGATATATTGATATCTGTTCGCAATCCTTTTGTG GTCCGCTTCTTCTATTCATTCACTTGTCGTGATAATCTGTATCTTGTAATGGAGTACTTGAATGGGGGAGATCTTTATTCCATGTTGAGAAATCTAGGCTGCTTGGATGAAGATGTTGCTCGCATATATATTGCTGAAGTC GTGCTTGCTTTGGAGTATCTGCATTCTCTACGCGTGGTTCACCGTGATCTGAAACCAGATAATTTGTTAATTGCACATGATGGCCATATAAAG TTAACAGACTTTGGACTATCAAAAGTTGGTCTTATCAACAGCACTGCCACTGATGATTTGTCGGGTCCGGCCGTCAGTGGAACATCTTTAATGGATGAAGACGAACCACCATTATCTGCTTCGGAGCATCAACAAGAAAGGCGTAAAAAACGGTCTGCTGTGGGAACTCCAGATTACTTAGCACCTGAGATTCTTCTTGGAACTGGGCATG GATTTACTGCTGATTGGTGGTCTGTGGGAGTTATCTTATTCGAGTTGATTGTTGGCATCCCTCCTTTCAATGCTGAGCACCCTCAG aaaatatttgacaaCATTCTGAATCGGAAGATCCCTTGGCCTGAGGTGCCTGATGAAATGAGCTACGAGGCATTTGATTTGATCGATAG GTTATTAACTGAAGATCCTAATCAAAGACTCGGAGCTGTAGGAGCTTCAGAG GTCAAGGAGCATCCATTTTTCAGAGATATTAACTGGGATACACTTGCTAGGCAAAAG GCTGCTTTTGTTCCTGCATCAGATGGTGCAATGGATACTAGTTACTTTACTAGTCGCTACTCCTGGAATACTACAGACGAGCATGTTTATGCTGGTAGTGATTTTGAGGATTCCAGTGACAATGGTAGCTTAAGTGGTAGCAGCAGTTGCCTAAGCAATAGGCACGAAGAAGTG GGGGATGAATGCGGGGGACTTGCTGAATTTGACTCGAGCAATGATATCAATTACTCATTCAGCAATTTCTCATTTAAG AATCTTTCCCAGCTCGCATCCATCAACTACGACTTGCTCACCAAAGGTTGGAAAGATGATCCACCTACGAATTCCAGTACTTAA
- the LOC125194359 gene encoding probable serine/threonine protein kinase IREH1 isoform X1: protein MVFKGRFFSSKKSDTSSPDGSSNSPRSFGSNSNSPIRSDKKKSKDSSPASSAASTPKSLLKKKDSPNSSKATSSPSQLRKSEEASLSVSPIVASSLGLNKIKTRSGPLPQESFFNFGSREKGVSLGASNLSRPLGIGGNDGARKKDKSFLENADNGSNSDTMSTESGASRDQSPHVLQVQERSRLQNAESSSGAAGQFGSSWDESGALRNSDACTPEMKTYDCDNPKESESPRFQAILRVTSVPRKRFPGDIKSFSHELNSKGVRPYPFWKPRRLNNLEEVLAMIRTKFDKAKEEVDADLHIFAADLVGILEKNAETHPDWQETIEDLLVLARTCAMSSSGEFWLQCEGIVQELDDRRQELPMGMLKQLHTRMLFILTRCTRLLQFHKESGLAEDEHVFPIRQSLQTADKLVPQGPEKEERRSIDLKVIKPTSTRKFYSQEQSEWKKDLAVPGNLQPLLVEATKNLDSAASRNRMASWKKFPSPSGKSPKQAASVKVESSDSIMQASKTLGSRGISDAELVTDKVPELPSSRDAHATSINPKHQQKPSWGYWGDQPSVSDESSIICRICEEEVPTLHVEDHSRICAIADRCDQKGLRVNERLTRIAETLDKLMESFSTKDMQHGAGSPDGAKVSNSSVTEESELLSPKYSDWSRRGSEDMLDCFAEPDNSTTDDMKTSMSCKTRFGPKSDQGMTTSSAGSMTPRSPLMTPRTSPIDFLLSGKGAFSEHGDLPQMNELADIAKCVANTPLDDDRSLQYLLSCLEDLKVVTERRKFDSLTVETFGARIEKLIREKYLQLCELVDDDKVDITSTVIDEDAPLEDDVLRSLRSSPVHSSKDRTSIDDFEIIKPISRGAFGRVFLAKKRTTGDLFAIKVLKKADMIRKNAVESILAERDILISVRNPFVVRFFYSFTCRDNLYLVMEYLNGGDLYSMLRNLGCLDEDVARIYIAEVVLALEYLHSLRVVHRDLKPDNLLIAHDGHIKLTDFGLSKVGLINSTATDDLSGPAVSGTSLMDEDEPPLSASEHQQERRKKRSAVGTPDYLAPEILLGTGHGFTADWWSVGVILFELIVGIPPFNAEHPQKIFDNILNRKIPWPEVPDEMSYEAFDLIDRLLTEDPNQRLGAVGASEVKEHPFFRDINWDTLARQKAAFVPASDGAMDTSYFTSRYSWNTTDEHVYAGSDFEDSSDNGSLSGSSSCLSNRHEEVQGDECGGLAEFDSSNDINYSFSNFSFKNLSQLASINYDLLTKGWKDDPPTNSST from the exons ATGGTGTTCAAGGGCAGATTTTTCTCTTCCAAAAAATCCGACACTTCAAGCCCAGATGGATCATCCAACAGCCCGCGATCTTTCGGCTCCAACTCCAATTCGCCGATCCGATCCGATAAGAAGAAGTCCAAAGACAGCTCTCCCGCGTCCTCCGCCGCCAGCACGCCGAAAAGCcttttgaagaagaaggacTCGCCCAATTCAAGCAAGGCCACATCGTCTCCCTCGCAGCTGAGGAAATCGGAGGAGGCCTCGTTGTCTGTGTCCCCGATTGTGGCGTCGTCGCTGGGGCTCAACAAGATAAAGACGCGATCAGGGCCGCTGCCGCAGGAGAGTTTCTTCAACTTCGGGAGTAGGGAGAAGGGCGTTTCTTTGGGTGCTAGTAACTTATCGCGGCCGTTGGGCATTGGTGGCAATGATGGCGCCAGGAAGAAGGACAAATCGTTTCTTGAGAATGCGGATAATGGGAGTAATTCGGACACCATGTCCACGGAGAGTGGGGCATCTAGAGATCAGAGCCCTCATGTGCTCCAGGTGCAGGAACGATCGCGCCTCCAAAATGCAGAATCGTCGTCTGGAGCTGCTG GCCAATTTGGCTCATCATGGGATGAATCTGGAGCTCTCAGGAATTCAGATGCATGTACTCCTGAGATGAAG ACATATGATTGTGATAATCCAAAAGAGTCCGAGTCACCACGTTTTCAAGCCATACTTCGTGTTACAAGTGTTCCTAGGAAGAGGTTTCCTGGTGATATCAAGAGTTTCTCTCATGAGTTGAATTCTAAAGGTGTACGTCCTTACCCATTTTGGAAGCCTCGAAGGTTAAATAACTTGGAG GAGGTTTTGGCTATGATAAGAACTAAATTTGACAAAGCAAAGGAAGAAGTGGATGCCGATCTGCATATTTTTGCAGCAGACTTGGTAGGAATTCTAGAAAAGAATGCCGAAACTCATCCGGATTGGCAGGAGACAATAGAGGACCTGCTGGTTCTGGCTCGGACTTGTGCTATGAGTTCTTCTGGTGAATTTTGGCTACAATGTGAAGGAATAGTGCAAGAATTGGATGACAGGCGTCAGGAACTTCCCATGGGCATGCTAAAGCAACTTCATACCCGAATGCTTTTTATTCTCACCAGATGCACTAGATTATTGCAATTTCACAAAGAAAGTGGGTTGGCGGAGGATGAGCATGTATTCCCTATTCGTCAATCGCTACAGACAGCAGATAAACTAGTTCCTCAAGGTccagagaaagaagaaaggcgttcaattgatttaaaagTTATCAAGCCTACATCTACAAGGAAGTTTTACAGTCAAGAACAATCAGAATGGAAGAAAGACCTTGCTGTACCAGGAAATTTACAACCTTTACTTGTTGAAGCCACAAAGAACCTAGATTCTGCTGCCAGTAGAAACAGGATGGCATCTTGGAAGAAATTTCCTTCTCCTTCAGGGAAAAGCCCAAAACAAGCTGCCTCTGTAAAGGTGGAGAGTAGTGACAGTATCATGCAAGCTTCAAAAACATTAGGTAGTAGAGGAATCAGTGATGCTGAGCTAGTTACTGACAAGGTGCCCGAGCTTCCCTCTTCTAGAGATGCACATGCCACATCCATAAATCCTAAGCACCAACAAAAACCTTCCTGGGGGTATTGGGGAGATCAGCCAAGTGTATCTGATGAAAGTTCAATAATATGTCGCATTTGTGAGGAGGAGGTTCCCACTTTGCATGTTGAAGACCACTCTAGAATATGTGCCATTGCCGATCGATGTGATCAAAAGGGTCTAAGAGTCAATGAGCGCCTCACTAGAATTGCCGAAACTCTTGATAAACTGATGGAATCTTTTTCAACAAAGGACATGCAACATGGTGCTGGAAGCCCCGATGGTGCTAAAGTATCCAACTCAAGTGTGACTGAAGAGTCCGAGCTTCTTTCTCCGAAATATAGTGACTGGTCCCGCAGGGGCTCTGAAGATATGCTAGACTGTTTTGCTGAACCCGATAATAGTACCACGGATGATATGAAAACTTCCATGTCATGTAAAACTCGATTTGGTCCAAAGTCTGATCAAGGAATGACAACATCATCTGCAGGCAGCATGACTCCTAGGTCACCATTAATGACACCACGTACGAGCCCAATAGACTTTCTATTGTCTGGAAAAGGTGCTTTCTCTGAACATGGTGATCTTCCTCAG ATGAATGAACTCGCTGATATCGCTAAATGTGTAGCAAACACCCCTCTGGATGATGATCGCTCTTTGCAGTACCTGCTTTCTTGTCTTGAAGACTTGAAAGTTGTCACGGAACGTAGGAAGTTCGACTCCCTAACGGTAGAGACCTTTGGAGCTCGTATTGAGAAATTGATCAG GGAGAAGTATCTACAACTATGTGAACTAGTCGATGATGACAAAGTTGATATAACAAGCACTGTGATTGATGAAGATGCTCCGTTGGAAGATGATGTTTTGCGAAGTCTACGAAGTAGCCCAGTTCATTCTTCCAAAGACCGTACCTCAATAGATGACTTTGAGATCATAAAACCAATCAGTCGTGGTGCATTTGGTCGGGTGTTCCTGGCAAAAAAGAGAACAACAGGGGATCTATTTGCAATAAAG GTTCTTAAGAAAGCAGATATGATTCGCAAGAATGCAGTGGAGAGTATTTTAGCAGAACGTGATATATTGATATCTGTTCGCAATCCTTTTGTG GTCCGCTTCTTCTATTCATTCACTTGTCGTGATAATCTGTATCTTGTAATGGAGTACTTGAATGGGGGAGATCTTTATTCCATGTTGAGAAATCTAGGCTGCTTGGATGAAGATGTTGCTCGCATATATATTGCTGAAGTC GTGCTTGCTTTGGAGTATCTGCATTCTCTACGCGTGGTTCACCGTGATCTGAAACCAGATAATTTGTTAATTGCACATGATGGCCATATAAAG TTAACAGACTTTGGACTATCAAAAGTTGGTCTTATCAACAGCACTGCCACTGATGATTTGTCGGGTCCGGCCGTCAGTGGAACATCTTTAATGGATGAAGACGAACCACCATTATCTGCTTCGGAGCATCAACAAGAAAGGCGTAAAAAACGGTCTGCTGTGGGAACTCCAGATTACTTAGCACCTGAGATTCTTCTTGGAACTGGGCATG GATTTACTGCTGATTGGTGGTCTGTGGGAGTTATCTTATTCGAGTTGATTGTTGGCATCCCTCCTTTCAATGCTGAGCACCCTCAG aaaatatttgacaaCATTCTGAATCGGAAGATCCCTTGGCCTGAGGTGCCTGATGAAATGAGCTACGAGGCATTTGATTTGATCGATAG GTTATTAACTGAAGATCCTAATCAAAGACTCGGAGCTGTAGGAGCTTCAGAG GTCAAGGAGCATCCATTTTTCAGAGATATTAACTGGGATACACTTGCTAGGCAAAAG GCTGCTTTTGTTCCTGCATCAGATGGTGCAATGGATACTAGTTACTTTACTAGTCGCTACTCCTGGAATACTACAGACGAGCATGTTTATGCTGGTAGTGATTTTGAGGATTCCAGTGACAATGGTAGCTTAAGTGGTAGCAGCAGTTGCCTAAGCAATAGGCACGAAGAAGTG CAGGGGGATGAATGCGGGGGACTTGCTGAATTTGACTCGAGCAATGATATCAATTACTCATTCAGCAATTTCTCATTTAAG AATCTTTCCCAGCTCGCATCCATCAACTACGACTTGCTCACCAAAGGTTGGAAAGATGATCCACCTACGAATTCCAGTACTTAA